A region of Pyxidicoccus parkwaysis DNA encodes the following proteins:
- a CDS encoding type I polyketide synthase, with protein sequence MNHDELPPGSELAIAIIGMAGRFPGAPDVETFWRNLCAGVEGIRVFTDEELRARGVPEERLKQPDFVRAGAVLEDVAGFDAAFFGYSPREAALMDPQHRIFLECAWEALERAGHGLDADSKSVGVFAGTSLSTYLLFNLRTHPELLASDEAFQVMIGNDKDFLATRVAYHLDLKGPALDVQTGCSTSLVATHLACQALLGFQCDVALAGGVSVDVPQRTGHVHQPGGLASPDGHCRPFDARAQGTLFGNGVGVVVLKRLEDALKDGNPIHAVLRATAINNDGAAKLGFTAPSVEGQAEVIARAHALADVTPETVGFVEAHGTGTLLGDPVEVSALTRVFRASTEATAFCALGSVKANIGHLDAAAGVAGLIKATLAVEHGLIPPTLHFDTPNPNIDWASTPFYVSSRAEAWRTRGEHPRRAGVSSFGIGGTNAHAVLEEVHARPASGPSRDAQLLVLSARTETALEAATRRLATHLEAHPEQPLADVAWTLQVGRKAFAHRRVLVCGSREEAVEVLGTVDRERLHQGVVKDGARPVVFLFPGGGAQHLRMGQELYEKEPAFREAFEACAALLSRQGGPSLREALYPPGGEAGDEALPIPRPSVGLPALFSVEYALAKLWASWGVEAEAFIGHSMGEYVAACLAGVFSLEDALALVAERGRLFEQLAAGAMLSVALSEEQLAELLEPSLSLAASNGPTQCVVAGESAAVDAFAARLTALGVGHRRVHIDVAAHSHLIDPILPAFSAAVRRLKLNPPSRPVVSGVTGTWLTPEEATNADYWVRHLRQPVRFGQGVHTLLSVPSRVLLEVGPGRTLGSLARVQIARDAPTAVLASMRAPREPGSDLRFALQTLGKLWLAGVPVDFQRLSSGESRRRVVLPTYPFEHKHHWMEPRTERLPTGDTLERRADPADWFYLPSWKRSLPPGQPTAVPRSWLLFADGGGVADALARKLRDGGASVRLVRPGTTFRRNEDGGYDVHPTEPASYAALTAALGEDGHRPERIVHLWSLEPTGVDAPGLALAQERGLLSLLLLSQQLGTLSATGAPHLAVVSTGLHAVTGHEALAPEKATLLGACRVLPHELPGLTCASVDVELPATPEAREVLAARLLAEVTGPARDACVALRGAHRWEQDFAPVRLEAPPPSLPSRVRPEGTYLITGGLGAIGLELAELLARTAKARLVLVGRTALPERNGWEAHVASHDDAPARTLRRLLAMEAQGARVLVLRADVADAEAMSEVLRRTRETFGALHGVIHAAGVAAGGLAQLRTPQAVAEVLRPKVRGTLVLDALLEDTPLDFLLLCSSRTAYTAEPGQVDHCAACAFQESFAQMRAARGLPTVALAWDTWREVGQAVATDLPAAARKVREALLAPALTNAEGLDVFTRVMAALPTQVVVSTRHLPTLIAQGATLLRDALGAQDAVATEAGSVAVPADDVEAALEEIWRRLLGVERVDPHENFFDLGGNSLIGLKVIAEVKRRLGVDVPVVALFANPTLGGMARLLSRRSDESTPTTDRRGRGARRREQLGQRRPSTR encoded by the coding sequence ATGAATCACGATGAGCTTCCCCCGGGCTCCGAGCTGGCCATCGCCATCATCGGGATGGCGGGGCGCTTTCCCGGAGCGCCCGACGTGGAGACGTTCTGGCGCAACCTCTGTGCCGGCGTGGAGGGCATCCGCGTCTTCACCGACGAAGAGCTGCGCGCGCGGGGCGTGCCCGAGGAGCGGCTGAAGCAGCCGGACTTCGTGCGCGCCGGCGCGGTGCTGGAGGACGTGGCCGGCTTCGACGCGGCCTTCTTCGGCTACAGCCCGCGCGAGGCGGCGCTGATGGACCCGCAGCACCGCATCTTCCTGGAGTGCGCCTGGGAGGCCCTGGAGCGCGCGGGGCATGGCCTGGACGCGGACTCGAAGTCGGTGGGCGTCTTCGCGGGCACCAGCCTCAGCACCTACCTGCTCTTCAACCTGCGCACGCACCCGGAGCTGCTCGCGTCCGACGAGGCGTTCCAGGTGATGATAGGCAACGACAAGGACTTCCTCGCCACGCGCGTGGCGTACCACCTGGACTTGAAGGGCCCGGCGCTGGACGTGCAGACGGGCTGCTCCACGTCCCTGGTGGCCACCCATCTGGCGTGCCAGGCGCTGCTGGGCTTCCAGTGCGACGTGGCGCTCGCGGGCGGCGTGTCCGTGGACGTGCCCCAGCGCACGGGCCATGTGCACCAGCCGGGCGGGCTCGCTTCACCGGATGGCCATTGCCGTCCGTTCGACGCGCGGGCGCAGGGCACACTCTTCGGCAATGGCGTGGGCGTGGTGGTGCTCAAGCGCCTGGAGGACGCGCTCAAGGACGGCAACCCCATCCACGCGGTGCTGCGCGCCACGGCCATCAACAACGATGGCGCCGCGAAGCTGGGCTTCACCGCGCCGTCAGTGGAGGGGCAGGCGGAGGTCATCGCGCGGGCGCACGCGCTAGCAGATGTGACGCCAGAGACGGTGGGCTTCGTGGAGGCGCACGGCACCGGCACGCTCCTGGGCGACCCGGTGGAGGTCTCCGCGCTGACGCGGGTGTTCCGCGCGAGCACCGAGGCCACGGCGTTCTGCGCGCTGGGCTCGGTGAAGGCCAACATCGGCCACCTGGACGCGGCGGCGGGCGTGGCCGGGCTCATCAAGGCAACGCTCGCGGTGGAGCACGGCCTCATCCCGCCGACGCTGCACTTCGACACGCCCAATCCGAACATCGACTGGGCCTCCACGCCCTTCTACGTGAGCTCCCGCGCGGAGGCCTGGCGCACGCGCGGCGAACATCCGCGACGCGCGGGCGTCAGCTCGTTCGGCATCGGCGGCACCAACGCGCACGCCGTCCTGGAGGAGGTCCACGCGCGGCCCGCCTCCGGTCCCTCGCGCGACGCGCAGTTGCTCGTGCTCTCCGCGCGCACGGAGACGGCGCTGGAGGCCGCCACCCGACGGCTGGCCACCCACCTCGAGGCCCATCCGGAGCAGCCGCTGGCCGACGTCGCGTGGACGCTCCAGGTGGGGCGCAAGGCCTTCGCCCACCGCCGGGTCCTGGTGTGCGGCTCGCGCGAGGAGGCCGTGGAGGTGCTGGGCACGGTGGACCGCGAGCGTCTGCACCAGGGCGTGGTGAAGGACGGCGCGCGCCCGGTGGTCTTCCTCTTCCCCGGAGGCGGCGCCCAGCACCTGCGCATGGGACAGGAGCTGTACGAGAAGGAGCCCGCGTTCCGCGAGGCGTTCGAGGCCTGCGCAGCACTGCTGTCACGACAGGGGGGGCCCTCGCTCCGCGAGGCGCTCTACCCTCCTGGCGGCGAAGCCGGGGACGAGGCTCTGCCGATACCGCGACCGTCCGTGGGACTGCCCGCGCTGTTCTCGGTGGAGTACGCGCTGGCGAAGCTATGGGCGTCGTGGGGAGTGGAGGCAGAGGCCTTCATCGGGCACAGCATGGGCGAGTACGTGGCCGCGTGCCTCGCGGGCGTCTTCTCGCTGGAGGACGCGCTGGCGTTGGTGGCCGAACGGGGACGCCTGTTCGAGCAGCTCGCTGCGGGTGCCATGCTCTCCGTGGCTCTGTCCGAGGAGCAGCTCGCGGAGCTGCTGGAGCCGTCACTGTCGCTGGCGGCGAGCAACGGCCCCACCCAGTGCGTCGTCGCGGGAGAGTCGGCGGCCGTGGATGCCTTCGCCGCGCGGCTGACGGCACTGGGCGTGGGGCACCGGCGCGTGCACATCGACGTGGCGGCGCACTCGCACCTCATCGACCCCATCCTCCCCGCCTTCTCCGCCGCCGTCCGCCGGCTGAAGTTGAACCCGCCCTCGCGCCCCGTCGTGTCCGGCGTGACGGGGACGTGGCTCACCCCGGAGGAGGCTACTAACGCCGACTACTGGGTGCGGCACCTGCGCCAGCCGGTGCGCTTCGGCCAGGGCGTGCACACGCTGCTGTCGGTGCCATCGCGCGTGCTGCTGGAGGTGGGGCCGGGCCGGACGCTGGGCTCGCTGGCACGCGTGCAGATTGCGCGAGACGCACCCACCGCGGTGCTGGCCAGCATGCGCGCCCCGCGCGAGCCGGGCTCGGACCTGCGCTTCGCCCTGCAGACCCTGGGGAAGCTGTGGCTCGCGGGCGTGCCGGTGGATTTCCAGCGCCTCTCCTCGGGGGAGTCGCGCCGCCGCGTGGTGCTGCCCACCTACCCCTTCGAGCACAAGCACCACTGGATGGAGCCGCGCACAGAGCGGCTGCCCACCGGGGACACGCTGGAACGGCGCGCGGACCCCGCAGACTGGTTCTACCTCCCGTCGTGGAAGCGCTCCCTGCCTCCGGGCCAGCCCACGGCCGTGCCCCGCTCCTGGCTGCTCTTCGCGGATGGCGGCGGCGTGGCGGATGCGCTCGCGCGGAAGCTGCGCGACGGCGGCGCCTCCGTGCGCCTCGTGCGGCCGGGAACGACCTTTCGGCGCAACGAGGACGGCGGCTATGACGTGCACCCCACGGAGCCCGCCTCCTATGCGGCACTCACCGCCGCGCTCGGCGAGGACGGCCACCGGCCCGAGCGCATCGTCCACCTGTGGAGCCTTGAGCCGACGGGCGTGGACGCGCCGGGGCTGGCGCTCGCGCAGGAGCGCGGCCTCCTGAGCCTGCTGCTCCTGTCCCAGCAGCTCGGGACGCTGAGCGCAACTGGCGCTCCGCACCTCGCTGTCGTCTCCACGGGACTGCATGCCGTCACCGGCCACGAAGCGTTGGCTCCCGAGAAGGCCACGCTCCTGGGTGCGTGCCGCGTGCTGCCTCACGAGCTTCCGGGGCTGACGTGCGCCTCGGTGGACGTGGAGCTTCCCGCCACGCCGGAGGCGCGCGAGGTGCTGGCGGCGCGACTGCTGGCGGAGGTGACGGGCCCAGCGCGAGACGCATGCGTGGCGCTGCGCGGAGCCCACCGCTGGGAGCAGGACTTCGCCCCCGTGCGACTGGAAGCACCGCCTCCGTCCCTCCCCTCCCGCGTGCGTCCAGAGGGGACGTACCTCATCACCGGCGGCCTGGGCGCCATCGGCCTGGAGCTGGCGGAGCTGCTTGCCCGCACCGCGAAGGCCCGGCTCGTGCTGGTGGGCCGCACCGCCCTGCCCGAGCGCAACGGGTGGGAGGCCCACGTCGCGTCCCATGACGATGCGCCTGCACGGACGCTGCGCCGGTTGCTGGCGATGGAAGCCCAGGGCGCGCGCGTGCTGGTGCTTCGCGCGGACGTCGCGGACGCCGAGGCCATGTCGGAGGTGCTGCGGCGCACCCGGGAGACCTTCGGTGCCCTGCATGGCGTCATCCACGCGGCGGGCGTCGCCGCGGGTGGGCTCGCGCAGCTCCGCACGCCACAGGCCGTGGCCGAGGTTCTCCGCCCCAAGGTGCGGGGCACGCTCGTCCTCGACGCGCTGCTGGAAGACACGCCGCTGGACTTCCTGCTGCTGTGCTCGTCGCGCACCGCGTACACCGCCGAGCCCGGGCAGGTGGACCACTGCGCGGCCTGCGCCTTCCAGGAGTCCTTCGCCCAGATGCGCGCGGCGCGTGGATTGCCCACCGTGGCGCTCGCCTGGGACACGTGGCGCGAGGTGGGCCAGGCCGTGGCCACCGACCTTCCCGCAGCCGCTCGGAAGGTGCGCGAGGCACTGCTCGCCCCCGCGCTGACCAACGCCGAGGGCCTGGACGTCTTCACGCGCGTGATGGCCGCGCTGCCCACCCAGGTCGTGGTGTCCACGCGGCACCTGCCCACCCTCATCGCCCAGGGCGCCACGCTGCTTCGCGACGCGCTGGGAGCGCAGGACGCGGTTGCCACTGAAGCGGGGAGCGTCGCCGTGCCCGCGGACGACGTGGAGGCCGCGCTGGAGGAAATCTGGCGGCGCCTGCTGGGCGTGGAGCGCGTGGACCCGCACGAGAACTTCTTCGACCTGGGAGGCAACTCGCTCATCGGCCTCAAGGTCATCGCCGAGGTGAAGCGGCGGCTGGGCGTGGACGTGCCCGTCGTCGCGCTCTTCGCCAACCCCACCCTGGGCGGAATGGCTCGGCTGCTGTCGCGCCGCTCCGATGAATCCACTCCCACTACCGACCGGCGCGGACGCGGAGCGCGGCGCCGCGAACAGCTCGGCCAGCGCCGTCCGTCCACCCGCTAG